One Trichormus variabilis 0441 genomic window, AGGATGACTGACTAGGGCGCGGGCGATCGCTACCCGTTGTTTTTGACCTCCAGACAAATTTTCGGCGTAGTAATTGACGCGTTCTCCTAAACCAACAGTTTCTAACATAGCGATCGCTTTGGCGTTAATGTCTTCATGAAAAAACTCATCATGTAATTCTAAAGACATTCGCACGTTTTCTTTTGCTGTTAAAAAAGTCATCAGGTTATGAGCTTGGAAGATATAACCAATTTGACGGCGCAGTTTGGTTAATTGATTTTTGCTAGCTCCACATATTTCCTGCCCTAAAATCTTCAAGCTCCCTTCTTGAGCCGAACGCAAGCCACCCATCAAAGTTAATAAGGTAGTTTTCCCAGAGCCTGAAGGCCCCGTCATAATGACAATTTCCCCGGCATTAATAGTCAAATTAATATCAAACAACACCTGTTTTTGCAGCGAACCTGAACCAAAGTAATGATTGAGATTGCTAACAGAAATGACGGGTTCTAAATCAAAGGATTGTGAGTTAGTGGTTCCAGGTAAAAATTCTTGTAACATTTTTTTCAGGAGTAGAAGACAGCGACCAGGGAAAAACTAAGGACAACTGAACAAATGACCAATGACAAATGACTAAAACACATCCGCAGGATCAGCAGAACGGAGTTTTCGCATAGCGATCGCACCGGAAGCGGTACACATGATAATAGTGAGAATAAATACGGTGATTGCCCGTTCTAGCTTCATGGCTATGGGCAACATGGTTGCAGCGTAAGTAATTTGATATAGCCCAAAAGACAAGATATACGCTGGGAGATAACCAAGGAAAGCTAGTAACAATGCTTCTTGCAGTAGGACTACCAAAAGATAGCGGTCTGTATAACCCATTGCTTTGAGGGTGGCATATTCTGGTAAGTGATCAGAAACATCAGAGTAGAGAATCTGGTAAACAATCACAATACCCACAATAAAACCTACTCCCACACCTAACCCAAAAATGAAACCAATCCCAGTCCCGTTTGCCCAGTATTCTTTTTCAGTTTGGGCAAACCCTTCGGGAGTCAAGACTTTGACATCATTGGGTAGGCCTGCGGCTAGTTGCGATCGCACTTTTTCTTTATCTACCCCCGGTTTGAGGGTGATTAATCCCACTTCGATGCGCTCTGGTTTGCGTTCGGGAAATAGTCTTAAAAATGTGGAATCGCTAGCAATGACGTTACCATCAGCCGCAAAAGAAGCTCCGTTGCTAAACACACCGCTCACATTAACGCCAATATTATTTAGTTCAGTTTGAAAGCTGTTGGTTTTTTTGAAAATATCACCCACGGCTCCATATTCTGGGCGACCAGCTTGATCAAATAAGACTTGATTTAGCTGTTTAATCTGATCTTGATTTTTGCGGATTTCTGGAAATGTAAAAGCAGATGTAGCCGGATCTATACCCCATACTAAGATGGCTCTATCCTGACGAGTTTCTGGATTACGCCACTGTCCAGTACCTATATACAGGGGAGTTACTGACTGCACACCCTCATAACCTAAGGTTTGATATAGTCGTTCTCTAGAAAAGCTCTTGACTGAAAACAAAGTTTGAAATTGAGGGTTAATTAACACCAAATCCGCTTGTAAATTGCGGTGAGGTTTCACAGCCGCATCAAACAGCGCACTTTCAAACCCTAGCTGAATAAACATCAGCATATCGGCAAAGGTAATACCAGCAACTGCAACCGCTAACCGAGTCTTTTCCTTCATTAACTGCCGCCAAGCTAGCGGAGTTTTACGAAACATTTGAGACAACATAATATTATTTAGTCGTTAGTCAATAGTCATCAGTCAACAGTCAATAGTCAAGGGTTTTCTTGCTACTTCCCAATACTCAAAATTCTTTCATTTTGAATTTTGAATCGTTTCAATTGCTGCTTGTACTTGCAAGTTTGTGAAACCTGCAACTTTTTTGCTGTCTTCAGGGTTGAGGCGAATTTTGACTTCAACAACTCGGCTATCGAGGTTTTCTCCTGGCTGGTTGCTAAATACGTTTTGTCGTCGTACCTGCAAGCCGATTTGAGAAACTTTTCCTCGCAATTCGCCACCAAAGGCTTGACTGGTAATGGCTGCTTGCTGTCCCAGTTTCACTTTACCGATATCGGTTTGATAGACTTCGGCAACAGCTAACATTTGGTTAGTTTGTGCTAGGTCAGCAATGCCATTTTCACTGATTTTTTCGCCGACACGGGTATGAATTTTGAGAATCTGTCCCGCTTGTGGCGCTCTGATATAAGCTGCTTCTAAATCGGTTGTGGCGCGTTTTAGGGAAGCGATCGCATCTTCAACTTCTGTTTGTGCTGCTTGCACATCCACTGGTCTAACTTCGGCAATACTGGTGAGTGTGGCTTTGGCTTCGCTAATTTGCTTGTTACTGGTGGCGTTAATCCGGTTCAGTGCAACTTTGGCTTCCGCTAGTTCTTTGCTAGCAGTGGAGTTAATTCGGTTCAGCACTGCTTTGGCTTCGTCTAGTTGCTCTTTGGCAGTTTCCACACTCAAGCGTCTGGTATCAATTGCTGAACTAGAAATTGCCCCTTCTGAGTAAAGCTGCTGATAGCGTTGATATTCGGCTTCGGCATTTTTCAGTTCTGCCTCTAGCTTCCTAATTGTGGCTTCTTGGGCGATTCTGTCACCTTGCCATTGCGCTTCTATCCGCGCAATGGTTTGTTGTTGTCCTGTTCTATCGCCTTGGGATTGGGCTTGTAAGCGTTCCACGCTAGCTTGCTGGGCGCGGATATCGCCAGTTTTGGCTCCAGCCTTGACTTGATTGAGTTTGGCTTGGGCAACGCGTATTTGTTTTTCGGCTTGGAGTACGGCGGTTTGCAAGCGGGCGCGGGAGTCTAAAATTGCTACTACTTGTCCAGCTTGCACTTCGTCACCTTCTTCCACTAGGATTTGGGCGACGCGATCGCCATCTAAAGCCAATGGTGCAGATAAGCTGATCACTTCTGTTTCTGGCTCTAGTCTACCCAAAGCAGTTATCTTGGGAGCGATCGCCTCAGTTACTACAGCATCGGATGCACTGGTTTTACCTACTTGCCCAAACTGACTAACTGCATACAACACAATTCCCGATGTAACGGCGGTAGCTGCAATTACTAATGCAATTACCCCTTGATTGGCAGGCTTAAATAACAGTTTTTGACTCATCTTCTCCTCACAAAATAAGTTAATTTAACCAAGAAATAAAATCAATTAAGATGATAATTAGCCACTTGATTTGTTGGATTATTTTTTAAATAAAGTGTCAACATTTTTCCTAACAAAGTACATTGTTCTTGAAAATTAATTGTCTGGTTGCACCAGAGTTTTTCCAAAATCAAGCCATTAATCAAGCTCAAAACAAAGGTTGCTATCGCTGGATCTTGAATGCCTAAAAAATCACAAACAGCTTGCTGATAGCGTTGATTAACACGTTTGAATACAATATTTTTCTGTACTTCCTCTACATCTTGACTTTGGCAAAAATCCACCCAAACATACGTCCATTTAATGCAGTAATCTTCATGCTTAATCAAATATCGACCTAAGGCTGTCATCGCCTCTTCTATCGTTTTGCTTCCATCCATCTCAGCTAATGCTGCACTCACATCTTGTTGACTTATTTCTTCTACTAATTGCTCAAATAACGTTTGTTTACTGGGAAAGTAATGGTACAGCGTACCTGTAGAAACATTTAAACCTTGAGCAATTTGCCGCATGGTGATGGAACCGTAGCCTTTTTCAGCAAATAAATCAAAGCATTTACTGAGCAGTTCTTTCCGATATTGGTCATGGTCAACAATCTTAGGCATAATTACGGATTATTTATATCGAACGCTCGTTATTTAATAATATATGTTTTTATTCGGTCGTCAAGCGATGACGGTTTAGGGATTTATTTTTAGTCGCAGGATATTATTGTGACTTTGCATAAACCAGAATTTTTTCTGGTTGCACCAAAAAGCTTCTTGTTGCAAGAAGAAATATTAAATCAATATTAAATTGCTATATATTTCTTAATGTATTCTAACTTTTCAGTACTGTCAAGGCTACTGAAAATACCAACCGAGTAGAGGTAAATTTTACTGCGTGCAGAGAGTGCGATCGCTATATGTATAGCGATCTTCTTCAGAGATTGTTAAGATCATGAGTTAAATCAGCCCAAACTCAGCAACTACACAGGTACAACAAATTTCTCGGTACCTGCTAACTCAAAAGCGGTGTGAATAACTTGTAAAGCTTGTACACCTTGTTCTTGAGAGACAACACAGCTGATTTTAATTTCGGAAGTGGCAATCATTTGAATATTGATTTGGTGTTTAGCTAATGCTTCAAACATTTTGGCGGCTACACCTGGTTGACCTACCATTCCAGCACCGACAATACTAACTTTAGCGATCGCACTATCCAAAACCACATCACCCCAACCCAACTCTGGGGCTACTTGACACAGCAATTTTTGGGCAGTTTCCCCATCCATGCGGGGGACTGTAAAAGCAATATCCCGACGGGGAACACCATCAACAATGCGACAACGTTGAGACTGAATAATCATGTCTACGCTGATATTGTTCTGGGCGAGAATACCAAACAACTGCGCCGCCATCCCTGGACGGTCTGGGACTTGACGAATAGCTAGACGGGCTTGGTTTAAGTCTAAGGCGACACCGCGAACGGGAGGGGAGTTGTGAGTGGAGAGGGTAGGGGGAGTGGGGGAGTGGAGAGGGGTTTCGATTTCAAAGGCTTTGCGGAGGGCGATGATAGCGCGATCGCCGTCTTGGGCATCAATAACACAACTAACTTTGACTTCGCTGGTGGAAATCATTTGAATGTTTACGCCAGCTTCGGCTAAGGTGGTGAACATTTTGGCGGCTACCCCAGGACGGCCGATCATCCCTGCACCAGCAATACTGACTTTGGCAATGTTTTGTTCTACCATCACCTCAGCTTCGTCTGATTTGGGATGAGATGGACTGCGGAGGGATGGGGCGATCGCGGCGGCTACGGCTTCTGCTCGTTTTAATATAGGTGTGGTAACAGTAAAGGCGATGTCGTTACTGTTACCTTCATGGATTGATTGAATAATTAAATCTACGTCTACTTTTTGACGGGAAATTTCCCCAAATAATTTTGCTGCTACTCCTGGTTTATCGGGTACGCGTAACAGAGCGACTTTCGCTTGGTCTGTATCAAGTTCTACATCATCCACCGGCCGGGCTAGTTCTAAATTGATGAGCGATCGCCCTTGGGGTTTTGGTGTAGTTACCCAAGTACCAGGGTCATCCGTCCAGCTAGATTTGACTACTAAAGGCATCCCATAGTTACGGGCAATTTCCACCGCACGGGGATGTAACACTTTTGCCCCTAAACTTGCCAACTCCAGCATTTCATTACAGGTGATTTCACCCATTAACTGGGCTTCCGGCACTATGCGGGGGTCTGTAGTTAAAATTCCTGGTACGTCTGTATAAATTTCACAAAAATCTGCCTGTAATGCTGCTGCCAAAGCTACAGCTGATGTATCGGAACCACCACGTCCCAAAGTGGTGATTTCTAGTGAGCCATTGCTGGATATCCCTTGAAAACCAGCTACTACAACTACTTTACCTTCCTGAATATGGCCTTCTACTCGTTCAGTTTCGATGTGTAAAATTCTGGCGCGGGTGTGTTCAGCTTCTGTCACAATTCCTACTTGAGCGCCAGTCATGGAAATCGCTGGTTGTCCAAGTTCTTGCAATGCCATACTAAGTAGGGCAATGGTGACTTGTTCCCCTGTGGAGAGTAACATATCCATTTCCCGACGATTAGGGTTGCGAGAAATTTCATTGGCTAGTTTGACGAGTCCATCGGTGGTTTTGCCCATTGCAGAAACCACTACAACCAGCGAATTTCCTGCTTTCACTGTTTTGTAGACACGCTGTGCCACTGCTTGAATACGTTCTACTGAACCGACAGATGAACCACCGAACTTCTGAACTATAAGCGCCATAACTTTTATCTAACCAAGTTGCCTACTTGTTTCAATACTTCCGCCGTGTTAGGAAGGCTTGAAGGCTTGTTAGTAATCTAGTGTACTAAACATCGTGCAATATACAGGCAATAAGTTAACGCGATGTGCGACTTATTCTTAAAACCCCTCTCCATAGCGCGGAACGCTTCTCGTAGAGTACCTCTCCTCTGCAAGAAGGAGCCACCTGGTGCTAAATATGCCTAAATATTTTATGTTGAACAGAAAAATTGTGGGCGCGATCGCCTGCAATATCGACATATTAGGTTTAAAAATTAGGAATTAAGAAAACACGTAAATATCCAGAGGCTCAGATACCGGACTTCTTGAAATAGTCCGGTATCTTTTTTTTGTTTGTAACTTATGTAGGATTGCTGGATACATTTGTCTTGCCACAATAGGAAAAAGATGCGAGAATTTACCGGTAAAACTAATTAACCAAGATTTTTAAGGCTTTGCACTGCAAGGTCTCTACGCATTCGCACGATTTTCCAACCTAAAAAAGGACAGTAAAACTATGGATCCTATTTCAGGAACAAACGGCAACGATAATTTAAGCGGCACTTCTGGCGACGATATTATTCAAGGCTTCAATGGTAATGATACACTTTCTGGACTAGGTGGAAATGACCGTTTGGAAGGTGGTCGGGGTGATGATACCTTAACCGGTGGCGCTGGTAATGATGTCTTTAACTTTGAACAGTTGCAAGACAATGATGTAGTTACAGATTTTGTGCGTGGACAAGACAAAATAGATGTCAGAAACCTGAATATTAATGATTGGGCTACCCTACAATTACTCATTAGTAATGATGGTCAAGACAATGCCTTAATTACTACTTTTTCTAGTGGTTCTCAGTCGCGAATCAAACTACTGAATATCAATCCAAACCTACTACAAGCTAGTGATTTCATCTTCAACACCGTTAACCTGAATCAAACTATCGAGGGTACTAACTTCGCAGATCAGTTATTCGGTGGTTTAGGTAATGATACCCTCAGAGGATTTAATGGTAATGATGTCTTATTTGGTGAACAGGGTGATGACCGTTTTGAAGGTGGTCGGGGTGATGATACTTTCTATGGTGGTGCTGGTAATGATGTCTTTAACTTGGAACAGCTACAAGACAATGATGTAGTCATAGATTTTGTACGTGGACAAGACAAAATAGATGTCAGAAACCTGAATATTAATGATTGGACTACCCTGCAATTACTCATTAGTAATGATGGTCAAGACAATGCCTTAATTACTACCTTCTTCAATGGTTCTCAGTCGCGAATCAAACTACTGAATATCAACCCAAACCTACTCCAAGCTAGTGATTTCATCTTCAACACCGTTAACCTCAATCAAACTATCGAGGGTACTAACTTCGCAGATCAGTTATTCGGTGGTTTAGGTAATGATACCCTCAGAGGATTTAATGGTAATGATGTCTTATTTGGTGAACAGGGTGATGACCGTTTTGAAGGTGGTCGGGGTGATGATACTTTCTATGGTGGTGCTGGTAATGATGTCTTTAACTTGGAACAGCTACAAGACAATGATGTAGTCATAGATTTTGTACGTGGACAAGACAAAATAGATGTCAGAAACCTGAATATTAATGATTGGACTACCCTGCAATTACTCATTAGTAATGATGGTCAAGACAATGCCTTAATTACTACCTTCTTCAATGGTTCTCAGTCGCGAATCAAACTACTGAATATCAACCCAAACCTACTCCAAGCTAGTGATTTCATCTTCAACACCGTTAACCTCAATCAAACTATCGAGGGTACTAACTTCGCAGATCAGTTATTCGGTGGTTTAGGTAATGATACCCTCAGAGGATTTAATGGTAATGATGTCTTATTTGGTGAACAGGGTGATGACCGTTTTGAAGGTGGTCGGGGTGATGATACTTTCTATAGTGGTGCTGGTAATGATGTCTTTAACTTGGAACAGCTACAAGACAATGATGTAGTCATAGATTTTGTACGTGGACAAGACAAGATTGACCTCAGAAGCCTCAATATTAGTGATTGGTCAACATTACAAACACTCATTAGTAATGATGGTCAGAATAATGCCTTAATTACTACCTTCTTCAATGGTTCTCAATCACAAATCAAACTCAATAACATTAATCCCAATCTACTACAAGCTAGTGATTTCATCTTCAACACTAATACTGTTAACAACAATGAAACTATCGATGGTACTAACTTCGCAGATCAGTTATTCGGTGGTTTAGGTAAT contains:
- a CDS encoding DevA family ABC transporter ATP-binding protein — encoded protein: MLQEFLPGTTNSQSFDLEPVISVSNLNHYFGSGSLQKQVLFDINLTINAGEIVIMTGPSGSGKTTLLTLMGGLRSAQEGSLKILGQEICGASKNQLTKLRRQIGYIFQAHNLMTFLTAKENVRMSLELHDEFFHEDINAKAIAMLETVGLGERVNYYAENLSGGQKQRVAIARALVSHPKIVLADEPTAALDKKSGRDVVELMQKLAKEQGCTILLVTHDNRILDIADRIIYMEDGQLKSDDMDIAAKMH
- the devC gene encoding ABC transporter permease DevC, whose translation is MLSQMFRKTPLAWRQLMKEKTRLAVAVAGITFADMLMFIQLGFESALFDAAVKPHRNLQADLVLINPQFQTLFSVKSFSRERLYQTLGYEGVQSVTPLYIGTGQWRNPETRQDRAILVWGIDPATSAFTFPEIRKNQDQIKQLNQVLFDQAGRPEYGAVGDIFKKTNSFQTELNNIGVNVSGVFSNGASFAADGNVIASDSTFLRLFPERKPERIEVGLITLKPGVDKEKVRSQLAAGLPNDVKVLTPEGFAQTEKEYWANGTGIGFIFGLGVGVGFIVGIVIVYQILYSDVSDHLPEYATLKAMGYTDRYLLVVLLQEALLLAFLGYLPAYILSFGLYQITYAATMLPIAMKLERAITVFILTIIMCTASGAIAMRKLRSADPADVF
- a CDS encoding ABC exporter membrane fusion protein codes for the protein MSQKLLFKPANQGVIALVIAATAVTSGIVLYAVSQFGQVGKTSASDAVVTEAIAPKITALGRLEPETEVISLSAPLALDGDRVAQILVEEGDEVQAGQVVAILDSRARLQTAVLQAEKQIRVAQAKLNQVKAGAKTGDIRAQQASVERLQAQSQGDRTGQQQTIARIEAQWQGDRIAQEATIRKLEAELKNAEAEYQRYQQLYSEGAISSSAIDTRRLSVETAKEQLDEAKAVLNRINSTASKELAEAKVALNRINATSNKQISEAKATLTSIAEVRPVDVQAAQTEVEDAIASLKRATTDLEAAYIRAPQAGQILKIHTRVGEKISENGIADLAQTNQMLAVAEVYQTDIGKVKLGQQAAITSQAFGGELRGKVSQIGLQVRRQNVFSNQPGENLDSRVVEVKIRLNPEDSKKVAGFTNLQVQAAIETIQNSK
- a CDS encoding TetR/AcrR family transcriptional regulator, translating into MPKIVDHDQYRKELLSKCFDLFAEKGYGSITMRQIAQGLNVSTGTLYHYFPSKQTLFEQLVEEISQQDVSAALAEMDGSKTIEEAMTALGRYLIKHEDYCIKWTYVWVDFCQSQDVEEVQKNIVFKRVNQRYQQAVCDFLGIQDPAIATFVLSLINGLILEKLWCNQTINFQEQCTLLGKMLTLYLKNNPTNQVANYHLN
- a CDS encoding aspartate kinase; this encodes MALIVQKFGGSSVGSVERIQAVAQRVYKTVKAGNSLVVVVSAMGKTTDGLVKLANEISRNPNRREMDMLLSTGEQVTIALLSMALQELGQPAISMTGAQVGIVTEAEHTRARILHIETERVEGHIQEGKVVVVAGFQGISSNGSLEITTLGRGGSDTSAVALAAALQADFCEIYTDVPGILTTDPRIVPEAQLMGEITCNEMLELASLGAKVLHPRAVEIARNYGMPLVVKSSWTDDPGTWVTTPKPQGRSLINLELARPVDDVELDTDQAKVALLRVPDKPGVAAKLFGEISRQKVDVDLIIQSIHEGNSNDIAFTVTTPILKRAEAVAAAIAPSLRSPSHPKSDEAEVMVEQNIAKVSIAGAGMIGRPGVAAKMFTTLAEAGVNIQMISTSEVKVSCVIDAQDGDRAIIALRKAFEIETPLHSPTPPTLSTHNSPPVRGVALDLNQARLAIRQVPDRPGMAAQLFGILAQNNISVDMIIQSQRCRIVDGVPRRDIAFTVPRMDGETAQKLLCQVAPELGWGDVVLDSAIAKVSIVGAGMVGQPGVAAKMFEALAKHQINIQMIATSEIKISCVVSQEQGVQALQVIHTAFELAGTEKFVVPV